A portion of the Alphaproteobacteria bacterium genome contains these proteins:
- the sthA gene encoding Si-specific NAD(P)(+) transhydrogenase has product MLDQTIPDIAGQATNGDGHDFDLIVMGSGPAGQRAAIQAAKLGKKAAIIERRTVVGGVCINTGTIPSKTLREAALHLSGFRERNVYGASYVVKHDIAMSDLLFRADHVIRNEIDVTHHQLRRNGVVVIEATATFADANTVRLDYFDGRGQRAVTADRIVIAVGTETTRSPDIPFDGQSVFTSDDILDLEELPRTLVVIGAGVIGLEYATIFATLGVRVTLIDKRPRLLDFVDGEITDALAYLMRQNRVTLRLGEGVESIAVEAGKRGPHVRVVLESGKQVVASKALYSVGRTGATGELNLDAAGLDADERGRLTVDANYRTNVPNIYAAGDVIGFPSLASTSMEQGRLAACHAFDASVSGVAQLFPYGIYTIPEISVVGANEEELTANGVPYEVGKAFYKEISRGQIIGDATGMLKLLFHVETREILGVSILGEGAAELIHIGQAVMAHSGTLDYFVDTVFNYPTLAECYKTAAFDGLNRLE; this is encoded by the coding sequence ATGCTTGACCAGACCATACCGGACATCGCCGGCCAGGCCACGAACGGCGATGGCCATGACTTCGACCTGATTGTCATGGGGTCGGGGCCTGCCGGCCAGCGCGCCGCAATCCAGGCCGCAAAGCTCGGCAAAAAGGCCGCCATCATCGAGCGGCGTACCGTCGTCGGTGGGGTATGCATCAACACCGGCACCATCCCGTCGAAGACCCTGCGCGAGGCGGCTCTACACCTATCGGGTTTCCGCGAACGCAACGTGTACGGCGCGTCCTATGTGGTGAAGCACGACATCGCCATGTCGGATCTCCTGTTCCGCGCTGATCATGTGATCCGCAACGAGATCGACGTCACCCATCACCAGCTGCGCCGCAACGGCGTTGTCGTGATCGAGGCAACGGCCACATTCGCCGACGCCAACACGGTCCGCCTCGACTATTTCGATGGCCGCGGCCAGCGCGCGGTCACAGCTGACAGGATTGTCATCGCGGTGGGGACCGAGACGACCAGATCGCCCGATATTCCCTTCGACGGGCAATCCGTATTCACCAGCGACGACATTCTCGACCTCGAGGAACTGCCGCGCACGCTGGTGGTGATCGGTGCCGGGGTCATCGGCCTCGAATACGCGACCATTTTTGCCACCCTGGGCGTCCGCGTGACCCTGATCGACAAGCGACCCCGCCTGCTCGACTTCGTCGACGGCGAGATCACCGATGCGCTGGCCTATCTCATGCGCCAGAACCGGGTGACACTGCGCCTGGGTGAAGGTGTGGAATCCATAGCCGTGGAAGCGGGCAAGCGCGGCCCCCATGTGCGTGTGGTGCTGGAGAGCGGCAAACAGGTCGTTGCGTCCAAGGCGCTGTACAGTGTCGGCCGCACGGGTGCCACCGGAGAACTCAATCTCGACGCCGCCGGCCTCGATGCCGACGAACGCGGCCGGCTGACGGTCGATGCGAATTACCGGACCAATGTGCCCAACATCTACGCGGCAGGAGACGTCATCGGCTTCCCGAGCCTCGCCTCGACCTCCATGGAACAGGGCCGCCTCGCCGCCTGCCACGCGTTCGACGCGTCGGTGTCGGGTGTCGCCCAGCTGTTCCCCTACGGCATCTACACGATCCCGGAAATCTCGGTGGTCGGCGCCAATGAAGAGGAACTCACCGCCAATGGCGTCCCCTACGAAGTCGGCAAGGCGTTCTACAAGGAAATCTCCCGCGGCCAGATCATCGGGGACGCCACGGGCATGCTGAAGCTCCTGTTTCACGTCGAAACCCGGGAGATTCTCGGGGTCAGTATCCTGGGCGAAGGCGCCGCCGAGCTCATCCATATCGGACAGGCGGTGATGGCCCATAGCGGCACGCTCGACTATTTCGTGGACACGGTCTTCAACTATCCGACCCTGGCCGAATGCTACAAGACCGCCGCCTTCGACGGCCTCAACCGGCTGGAATAG
- a CDS encoding FAD-dependent monooxygenase, whose product MSSNPTDRIIVAGGGPTGLIAALSLAKQDIPVLLLEQQDAPQDHRRATTFHPPTLEYLDELGMVDAVLNDGRVTPVWQFRDRRAGVVAEFDLDALKDETKYPYRVQCEQMELNRALYATLADHPNVEIRFSHEVLGATQDADSVTVSARTPGGEEHFTGRYVFGADGSRSSIRKSLDVGFDGFTYDEKVVQYGTTFDVSEAMPDIAGVAYISDPDEWCVILHLPEYWRVAFSSRDGEPDDVAVRDDVAEARMAAFFGKPGAVVELHRNIWAIHQRVAEDFRKGRIIIGGDAAHINSPMGGMGMNSGVHDAVSFADKMGQIWRGAADESLLDRYTRQRRHVALEDVRQQTIRNTKFIAEKDPAERQKAHDAMRAIAEDPQKSYGFMMGSSMIAGLRAANALD is encoded by the coding sequence ATGTCATCCAATCCCACCGACCGGATCATTGTCGCCGGCGGCGGCCCGACCGGGCTGATCGCGGCGCTTTCGCTGGCCAAACAGGACATTCCGGTTCTGCTCCTGGAACAACAGGACGCCCCGCAGGATCATCGCCGTGCCACCACCTTCCACCCGCCGACCCTCGAATATCTCGACGAACTCGGCATGGTGGACGCGGTCCTGAATGACGGTCGGGTCACCCCCGTCTGGCAGTTCCGCGACCGGCGCGCGGGCGTCGTCGCCGAGTTCGATCTGGACGCCCTCAAGGACGAGACGAAATATCCCTATCGTGTGCAATGCGAACAGATGGAACTGAACCGGGCGCTCTACGCCACGCTTGCCGACCACCCCAATGTCGAAATCAGATTCTCCCATGAAGTTCTGGGCGCGACGCAGGACGCCGACAGCGTAACGGTGAGCGCCAGAACACCCGGCGGCGAAGAGCACTTCACCGGCCGTTATGTGTTTGGCGCCGATGGCTCCCGCTCCAGCATCCGGAAATCCCTCGACGTCGGCTTCGACGGGTTTACCTATGACGAGAAGGTGGTGCAGTACGGCACAACGTTCGACGTGAGCGAGGCAATGCCCGATATCGCCGGGGTCGCCTACATCTCCGACCCCGACGAATGGTGCGTGATCCTGCACCTGCCCGAATACTGGCGGGTGGCCTTCTCGTCACGCGACGGCGAGCCCGACGATGTGGCGGTGCGCGACGACGTGGCCGAAGCCCGCATGGCAGCCTTCTTCGGCAAGCCCGGCGCCGTCGTCGAGCTCCATCGGAACATCTGGGCCATCCACCAGCGGGTCGCCGAGGATTTCCGCAAGGGTCGGATCATCATCGGCGGCGATGCCGCCCACATCAATTCCCCCATGGGCGGCATGGGCATGAACTCCGGCGTCCATGACGCGGTGAGCTTCGCCGACAAGATGGGGCAGATATGGCGCGGTGCGGCCGACGAAAGCCTGCTCGACCGCTACACCCGCCAGCGCCGTCACGTCGCGCTGGAGGATGTGCGACAGCAGACGATCCGGAACACCAAGTTCATCGCCGAGAAAGATCCCGCCGAGCGTCAGAAGGCTCACGACGCCATGCGCGCCATCGCGGAAGACCCGCAGAAAAGTTACGGCTTCATGATGGGGTCGTCGATGATTGCGGGTTTGCGGGCCGCCAACGCGCTCGACTAG
- a CDS encoding IclR family transcriptional regulator yields MNMNDGVKTAVRTVNLFEAFSRRKGPMTLTQIAEALSAPISSCHGLVRTLSAKGYLYTSERNRTIYPTKRLLEIADIIAAHDPVLESIVPVLDALRDETNETILLGRRQGEMILYLDVIEGGQTLRYSAGAGDIKPLHSSAIGKAFLGRLDDGERAALVARLPLDQRTPNTITERARLEADLADGIAKGYFVTRGENVVDVMGLATTADVFGEIMGIAIAGPLVRMEAGETKLAAQLLSAKERLEKLGGST; encoded by the coding sequence ATGAACATGAATGACGGTGTGAAGACAGCGGTTCGTACCGTAAACCTTTTCGAGGCATTCTCGCGTCGCAAGGGCCCCATGACACTGACCCAGATCGCGGAGGCCCTGTCGGCGCCAATCAGCAGCTGTCACGGGCTGGTCCGGACGCTCAGCGCCAAGGGATATCTCTATACATCCGAGCGAAATCGGACGATCTATCCAACCAAGCGATTGCTGGAAATCGCCGACATCATTGCCGCCCATGATCCGGTTCTCGAGAGCATCGTCCCGGTGTTGGATGCGCTGCGCGACGAGACCAACGAGACGATTCTGCTCGGCCGCCGCCAGGGCGAGATGATCCTCTATCTCGACGTGATCGAGGGGGGACAGACATTGCGCTATTCCGCCGGGGCCGGCGATATCAAGCCCCTGCATTCGAGCGCCATCGGCAAGGCGTTTCTCGGCCGGCTCGACGATGGAGAACGCGCGGCCCTGGTGGCCCGGCTTCCGCTCGACCAGCGGACGCCGAACACGATCACCGAGCGCGCGCGCCTGGAGGCCGATCTCGCCGACGGCATCGCCAAGGGCTATTTCGTGACGCGGGGGGAGAACGTCGTCGATGTGATGGGGCTGGCAACGACGGCAGATGTGTTTGGGGAAATCATGGGAATTGCGATCGCTGGACCTCTGGTCCGGATGGAAGCCGGCGAGACCAAGCTCGCAGCACAGCTTCTGTCCGCGAAGGAGCGGCTCGAGAAGCTTGGGGGAAGTACGTGA
- a CDS encoding phosphonopyruvate decarboxylase produces the protein MSDTDNQDWADALYGVLVQQNIRQVAYVPDAGHARLIERCEANPDMQATVLTTEEDGVALLAGAWLGGDRGVLLMQSSGVGNCVNMFTLIENCRLPLVTLITMRGEWGEFNPWQAQMGQAAPDVLTRMGVQAHRVDDPDDAAPTLDAAIRQSFDGMLASAVLLSQRLIGRKAFTEGG, from the coding sequence GTGAGTGATACGGACAATCAAGACTGGGCCGATGCATTGTATGGCGTTCTGGTGCAGCAGAATATTCGCCAGGTCGCCTATGTGCCCGATGCAGGGCATGCGCGGCTGATCGAACGCTGCGAGGCCAATCCGGATATGCAAGCCACTGTGTTGACCACCGAAGAAGACGGTGTCGCGCTGCTGGCGGGCGCCTGGCTGGGTGGCGACCGCGGGGTATTGCTGATGCAATCGAGCGGCGTGGGCAACTGCGTGAACATGTTCACCCTGATCGAGAATTGCCGGCTGCCGCTGGTGACGCTCATCACGATGCGCGGTGAATGGGGCGAGTTCAATCCGTGGCAGGCCCAGATGGGGCAGGCGGCGCCGGACGTGCTGACCCGGATGGGTGTGCAAGCTCACCGGGTCGATGATCCCGATGACGCCGCGCCGACCCTCGATGCGGCGATCCGGCAATCCTTTGACGGGATGCTTGCCTCGGCGGTGCTCCTGTCCCAGCGTCTGATCGGCCGCAAGGCCTTCACGGAAGGAGGCTGA